The Pseudodesulfovibrio cashew genomic sequence CTTTGCCTGGCTGCGATGCCGCAGATTTCCGAAAACGGGATCGTCATGATCTCACCCACTGCTTCCTCCCCACAATTCTCGGGCAAAGTAGACGCCTTTTTCAGAACAATGATGGAGGCATCTGTTCGCAGCAAAGATTTGGCCGAGTATGCCTATTCCAGAATTGGTATCAATTCCGTAGTCTCAGTGGCTGAATCGGACAACAAGAGTTACTCCTTCTCGTTTATCGCCAACTTTGGTGACGCCTTCAAAGCGCTCGGCGGAAGAATGGTGGGTGAAATCACCTATTCCACTCAAAATCCACAAGACTGGCAAAAACTCATAGCGGAACTCAAAGAAAAACGGCCGGATGCTCTCCTCCTGGCCTGCCCGGCTCAAGATGCGGCTGCCATCGTCCAGAAAATCAATTTTTCCGGACTGCATCTCCCAATATTGTCCGGCTCTTGGGCCTACACGGAAAGGCTGCTCCTCTGGGGTGGAAGGTATGCCGAAGGAATGATCTTCGCCATCGACTATGCCTTCGACAACCCCAGACCGGAATTTATAAAATTCAAGGAACATTACAAAAATCGATTTGGAAAAGAACCTAATTTCGCTTCAGCTTTTTCTTATGAAGCAACCCTAGCTTTGGCGGAAGGACTGAAGAAAACAAAAGGAACACCCACGGGCCTGGCGAACGCAATGGCCCCAAGCCAAACGATCAACGGCGTGGTAGGTCCATTCAAACTCAACCCGTTCGGTGACGTAACCCGAAAAGTTTTCATAGTAACCGTCCAGAATAAAGAATTCAGAACACTGGAAATGCGATAGGCAAACTTGTTCAAATACTGACAACGGCGAGACGGCAGATGGCATCATTCTCACTCAGACAACTTGTCCAGCGCAACCTTACCTTCTGGATGCTGATACCCAGCATCAGTCTCATAATGTTGCTGGGAGCATATGCCGCCTATGAAAAAAGCAAGGATTTCGAGGCAAGAAATACCGTCCTTACGCAGGTTTTGGCCAAGCACATCACTGAGCACGCAAGTGACTCCCAATCTGCGCTCGGCTCGCTAGCCAACAGTATTACCCGCTACGATCCGTTCTGGTTCCAGTGGATGTTCAGCAACTTCCTGTTGGCCTATCCCTATTTCGAACAATTGATTTACGTGGATATTCATGGCCGAATAAGAGCCACCTACCCTCAAAAGGATTCCACGCTCTTCTCAATG encodes the following:
- a CDS encoding ABC transporter substrate-binding protein, whose translation is MTLSRYLGIIAIFCALFLTACSDASPIIVGFSGQLTGSNSDLGTAGRNGVILALENINAAGGIDGRPLELLTADDHNTPEGAIQADRELIDAGVVAIIGHMTSSLCLAAMPQISENGIVMISPTASSPQFSGKVDAFFRTMMEASVRSKDLAEYAYSRIGINSVVSVAESDNKSYSFSFIANFGDAFKALGGRMVGEITYSTQNPQDWQKLIAELKEKRPDALLLACPAQDAAAIVQKINFSGLHLPILSGSWAYTERLLLWGGRYAEGMIFAIDYAFDNPRPEFIKFKEHYKNRFGKEPNFASAFSYEATLALAEGLKKTKGTPTGLANAMAPSQTINGVVGPFKLNPFGDVTRKVFIVTVQNKEFRTLEMR